CGCGTGAAAATGAAAAACCACACGCAATAAAGGTATGTAATTAATGTGtatgttttttaaaacttgcataatataatgctaaactaataatataatgaatTAGAGTGTAATATGTCGAATAATGCATTCCATACCTATCATACATCAACTTATACGTCTAATGTAACATTTTTtcattacataaaatgtagACGAACGCCACTAAAATCGACTACAATAGAGATAAGagttaaaataatgtataattgatttattgattgatttttattattagctCGAAATATTTTGTCTTACAATCGGGCATTACAGCACATCTACCAATGCCACCACGACATTATCTGAACCAAAACTGGAACCAAGTATCTGCAGGaaggtaataataatgatgatggtgatgttgATGGTGATGGACGATGACGATGACATAATGCAACatgtttaataaatttaaatttacaatgATAGTAATAACCTAATAAACCACTTAATGATTTAGGTACTAAACTACTTAAGGAATCAACTAAAAACTGTCTGCAATATATACGAGGGCAGTGGTTACAATCTACGTGTGTTGTGCGATGCTTGTAATCCAAATGATCATCACTTAATTGATCTTGAAAAGTGTTTGACAAATGATACGGTACAATGTAACAGAATGAAATCTATGGATACTACTCATATTAGACACTGTTTTTTATCGGGTAGGTCTGTTCTCGTCTGTTTATAATGTCATCATAGacatatataatatttcatcAACATTAAACCTTCAACATAACACCTTCATCTAAATAATATGTGGTCTACTTTTCATAGAGCCCGTGTCAATGCCTAGTCAAGCGCATGAATCAGTTCCACAGCTAGTGCCAACTCCAGTGCCAGAACCAGTGATAGTGCCAGACTCAGAGCTTAGTCAAACTATAGAGCCAGTCGTTTCAAATgcaggtatgttttattttatgttgacTATAAaggtaatattaaaataattggtataatttcttctcttatgtggcttcattccactttttttttacttgtttgcttttaatattatttccatATATTCtattgtttatacatacattatcatttaaccacatttatgtttaataatccatttacaaatttaaacattttttttccatttcattttaaattgcaCATGCCGTCAGAATGTGCATATTTACATATAGGtatatatctctaccaagctaccttctttgttttctactacTCTTATTCAGTCTCCACCCACCATTCACCACCTTGTCtcttttgttatatttcttttattcctgtccaccccgGCAGAACTTGCCATTTCTTATCctatgactttatccaaattccttaacttgcactgatgaagggctagtgttgctcgAAAgttctgctaacttttctggctgttttactttatcgttttgatttactGTTTGCTTCTTTATGTTGATaatgatacccacatcattgtcattttttaaaaaagttatttgcctttgaatttatatatatatatatgcacatacccaacaattttattttgggaaatgaccattaccttcaaattcatggcacagccatgggcacaaaaatggcgccatattttgcaaatttatttatgggaCTATTTGAGGCCAATTTCCTGTCCCTCCAAACTAATAAACCACTTGTTTGGTTTAGATACATTGACGACATCTTCATGATCTGGATCCATTAATTCATCAAATTTACagctaccaaatccactagtagcgttgatttttttggacactatagtgaccatagaaaatggtatACTCAAAACTGACCAATTCCGCATTTCctagacctcccaaccttcgtgatatattacACTTAGTAGTTAGATCCAcatttaagagtgaaattaactctcatgacagccaaaTTTGGGCAGTCAACTCTGAGGTCAGTTGTAGTTGGAAAGCCAGTGGAAAGCTAGGTGGATGTGTCCTCACAAGAAGAATAGTAGTATTATTATAGCTATGTTCAACTATAGTAGATGGCAATATAGGCTTATATGTTCTGGTACAAAGTGGTTAGCACAATCTTTGATGAGTTTTAAGTTTATTACctttcgtttcgtttatttattttttccactcacttatatatatatatatataatatataaaaatgcatatatatatatatatatatatatatataatttacacaacatataatgtgggtggatggaggtcacagtaagttcactgaactttaagtcgtgacccCCGTATGCCTAtaagtatactaacattgctacatagtagactaaaatataaatatataatagtgaaagtacataaaatcaaaaataaaataaaattaaattatggaagttaagataaaccaggcaattatataatataatgataaaagggataatgataacaattagtgtacaatatgaaatataattaaatgtggtatttatggtattttaaaaacaagtaTAACAATACAATGTAGCGGAGATTATTGAATACCAGGGTGAAGGATTTAATGCCATGTATCACCACCAAATAAATAAGGAAAAAAGATCGGCGAAAAATTATGTAGCATATTCTGacaccattttgtgtttgaaattagatttaaaactagaaaaggaagatttctgtttaagttcatttgagagtgaagtccaaagtttgggaccaaaatattaaatagaagATCGTCGAgccttaacatttaaattatcaatgATATAATTGTTTACAAAGGATCGGGTTTTATAGGAATGGCGTTCGTCAATCCTTGTAAATAAAGCACTAAAATGTGAAGGCAGTAAATTGTTAGATAAACGGTACATACATGAGGCAActtgtaatttgtttaaatcataaatgtttaaaacgttAAATCTTGTAAAAAGTAATTGTGTATGGGCTCTAAATGATTCTCCCGCGCAAATCCGAAGTGCAcgtttttttagtttaaaaaggcGGTCTATTTGAGTATTCTATTCACTTGTCCTGGGGTATAACGTATTCAATTATCTATAGTAATTGCCCATAATTGGCATAAGAAAGCTAAGGCAAAACTTAAAGTATTATAAAGGGTTAATAAGGTTTTTTGAGGgaagatatgttttaatttattcaatattccaACATTTCTGGAAACTAGattactgattttatttatatgtagttTCCAAGTCAGAGAGGCTCTATGGTTACTCctaaaaattgtgtttcattAACTCGTTTGAtgattttattatcaatgtataattatttgttcatttaaagaatttgaaattttacgTTTAGAATATATGATATAGTTCGTTTTGAATGTATTAAGAGTTACTTTATTGTGCTTGAGCCAATTTGAAACTTTAAGTAACTCatcattgacaattttaaacaaggtatttaatttaggatgagagaaaaaaatatttgtgtcgtcagcaaataagaTAAGATTTAGTAATTTAGAGCTGTTTGTTATAATCGTTAACCAAAATCAAGAATAAGAGAGGTCCAAGAATCGATCCCTGGGGAACACCACAGGTTAAACGGGAATAGGAagagttaaaattatttaagaaagTAAACTGAACACGATTGAAAAGGTAGCTTTATGGATTTATACTGTATTCATGTTTGTTATGGTGGTTGAGCCATTTGGGTCACGCCTTAATTTGCTATAGCCTATATAATCATATACTCACCTGTTTatgtttaaattgtatttagTTATTATCTAGCCTGAATTATGATGCATTATCATTATTTAGTTTGTATAACTTTACTATTATTGTTTGCTATTGTCTTATGACTgagagatattttttttttttcagttaatcGTTTTATGAATGGACATTAAAGATTCGCATTAACAGTGTGCTTAAAATGAGTGATTTGGCCAGAACAAatattttttccaaattttaaatataaacaattattaattgatatctTTAAATGTTCAGTTTCTCCAAACGTTTATATCCTGTATACCATATTGTTGTAACCACCTCCCAAATTGTTgtatatttcttcttttttttgtgaATATGTTGAGCTTTGTTATATTCTTATGtgtttttatctgtttttgtcACAATGTTCTCTAtcaagtttaaataaataaataaatagacatTAAGTGGATGTTAAGTAACTAATTTTTCCATCAATAACTCACTACCCATAAGTATCATCACACGGAATTGTAAGAAAGTTTTTGATACGACACAGTATAAACAGTTTACAACATTGTGTGTGGCacataaataaatgcatatatTGAAGAAGATCatatatgtacattatttttaaagtagCGTCTCATTGTGATTATTTTTAGGAAGTATTGAGAAGAAAGTACATGAAGGTGCTTCATTTGATCATCGATCCCATACAAGTAAAGGTAAACTAGTAAATGCCTAGATACACATCATATACTGCTACGGTTTGTTAAGCCGATGAACAAGATAAGATGACAACATATGTTTTGATACTGATGACGGTGTTActcttaaattataatataaaataacacaacGAAATATAGTGTTGATTATAAACATAACAAAGTCAGTGGGTATGTTATACTGTTATActaatgtttatgtttattatgtAATCATTGGggtgtttataattaatattctaaTAAACTGAAAATAATCGATATAATGTTATCAATAACAACTCATCTAATCATAGGACTATTgtataatacaattttgttatgtatttttattgtacagAATCAGCCGAGAAGGAATTTCAGACAATGTTGCTACAAGTATCCACCTGGTGTGATCATCATGACCTACTTCATAAGCTGAAGGTGTTGTGCAATGACATGATAACAGATTTCAGTGACCTACAGAACGCTGGAAGCACCATTGAATTATTCAATGTATTAAAGCGCTGTGGCCATCTTACCGTCACCAACTTTAAAGTTCTTATCGACGCAATTAATGTCACTGGTTCAAATGGTGTTCTTGAGGTCAACAAACTGCTAAAAGACACGTATGATGAAGACGACCACTATGTCAATTCTTTCTCTCCATATCGACAAAGGTTGATTAAATTCGGTAAAGCACTTTCTGAAGACAATATAACAACGCTTACTCATCTTAAAGGTTTTTCAAAGAAACAACGTAAGAACCAGTGGACTATGATACTAGATCTCGAACGAAGACGTATCATTACAGAAGAAGGATTGCCAtcatttattaatgatttaaagGAGAATGGAATGAGTGTTGCTGCTGAAAAGTTAGAAGATCCGATTTAGCATTAACGACGGGTATTACTGATGTCAATCCACAATTGAATTATTGGTGGTTAATTAAGATTAGAATCATAGAcgtttttaaatcattaaaagtaacaatgaacattaatttaaACTTCCTCAAGcatacaatttattaaaaacattgcAGTGTATACTATTAATATGTACCGGTAATTAGTAAATCAATACTGAAACTCGATATAGAAACCACCCACATTCATGGTGcggattatttttaaataaatgacgTAGATTTAATATACtcaaataaattgataaaataatacacTACAATGACGACGCAGAAGGAAATAcatcaaaataattatgtattgtaTAACGGAATTTGTACCATTTTTAGATGCATAAGCCAATGCTACTATATCgtatgttatttgttatttgtagtAAATCGGATATATAGCGAATCGAATCAAAATTACGGATATACCCTGTGTACAGTAAAACAAAGGAGGACTTTATTCCAATAACGACCTTGGTATAAACCTTAATGTACGTGTTTCCAAAATCGTTAACCATAATATCTTAGAAGTATTACTGTAGTGGACTTCCGTATTGGGACGGTAAACACAATGAGACGGCAATTTATACAATGAAATTAAACTGCGTATGAGTATTAAGCCCAGTGTATTATGTCCCGTTTATAATCTGGGAGATTTAACGTTCAGTCTGATAACCAGGCGGAGCTTGTACAGTTTAGGACATCATTTGAAAACTTTTCAACAATAAGTACGCGGTAGAGCTTAAGTTGTTTTGTCAGTTGTTGTGTAACTGTCATATTGTATCATATATTATGTGAATTCAGTttgactagatggtacgctcgcttcgctcgcgtaccatctaggtcgtgcccgcagatggttctcgaatacacagtaatttcagcgttataaaactggcgatttcaaatgtacaataatgcaagacaatatatatatgtcgtttacaggaacgattaaatagacactgtgatttaagtactcaactaaaattagcacactgggaattacttccgaaagagaaagttgtcacaaaatgagaccaattgtcaaatttaaac
This DNA window, taken from Antedon mediterranea chromosome 9, ecAntMedi1.1, whole genome shotgun sequence, encodes the following:
- the LOC140058877 gene encoding uncharacterized protein, which encodes MNDIGKILHSNKDEKLKNTVITNLHTMIQMLTTVITVFPPHIEDEQIKTLWKRLEKEGILGEKLLRYLWQTENRDHFEIFIEVMRVFRLIYEKKGLQEGNREFLVPCRMKVDNDTSLEVTKDDRQMVSVYLTPKDFLPDAVYHTLVAAFLELTDCDNSQVFRNRSDFSFEGHRVSLGAVKITRENEKPHAIKLEIFCLTIGHYSTSTNATTTLSEPKLEPSICRKVLNYLRNQLKTVCNIYEGSGYNLRVLCDACNPNDHHLIDLEKCLTNDTVQCNRMKSMDTTHIRHCFLSEPVSMPSQAHESVPQLVPTPVPEPVIVPDSELSQTIEPVVSNAGSIEKKVHEGASFDHRSHTSKESAEKEFQTMLLQVSTWCDHHDLLHKLKVLCNDMITDFSDLQNAGSTIELFNVLKRCGHLTVTNFKVLIDAINVTGSNGVLEVNKLLKDTYDEDDHYVNSFSPYRQRLIKFGKALSEDNITTLTHLKGFSKKQRKNQWTMILDLERRRIITEEGLPSFINDLKENGMSVAAEKLEDPI